The following proteins are encoded in a genomic region of Pyrus communis chromosome 11, drPyrComm1.1, whole genome shotgun sequence:
- the LOC137707625 gene encoding uncharacterized protein At1g51745-like isoform X2 — MSNSGGDHGCSARELPAMSHSSEENGDMVDDVSDSEDNPDSGPELSQSGISFEEPNHISSSKLQTLQGRRRRTPNDSEDDGTEGVKRMRGLEDLGMGVLSKRSVQTGGLLEQVQQDGASLLDSNARNGMPNGSPVNGSKGTSSLKRKRSQVANVNELSKRKNRSRPLTKVLESTAMVSIPAMPDQLPSSCDSPLQGLSNCRVSGLESNESKGSLSADHTGILCENGNAPELASGASVINDKLKDSEIPSVSGIAENDSSDDKLFDVPFVGEEKDPSGSPILTACSSGNPQIGAMGRQSSQSRQAESVSLKNERINESGCPSSAALHDIGISIDEGSSKWQLKGKRNSRQTSNRTHDSRRYMDMDDGSNTYSAGIKHSNGLSQGSYQKVNCNGISGSSAYNGTLQPKSKHVTELPDGPTQRSLPYRQSRFTVPARYQTADSTARNSCSDGSLYDVNLEVKSNYRPQHVPLVSLMSKLNGKAIVGHPLTVEVLGDGSSDWEVGKTGYAVKPKKEIGRIPAKGLAVQQRNSPSRSPKAKKSGLQPKKIRKLSSLTGHKQSEERKPLVPKPKGPVIACIPLKVVFSRINEAVNGLARPSHRVLRSSNA, encoded by the exons ATGAGTAATTCAGGTGGTGACCATGGTTGCTCAGCCAGAGAATTGCCTGCCATGTCTCATTCCAGCGAGGAGAATGGAGATATGGTTGACGATGTGAGTGATTCTGAAGACAATCCAGACTCAGGGCCAGAATTATCTCAATCTGGTATATCTTTTGAAGAGCCAAATCATATCAGTTCTTCTAAGTTGCAAACTCTGcagggaaggagaagaagaacacCAAATGATTCAGAGGATGATGGAACAGAAGGAGTTAAGCGCATGAGAGGACTTGAGGACCTCGGAATGGGTGTATTGTCAAAAAGGTCAGTCCAGACTGGAGGGCTTCTTGAACAAGTTCAACAGGATGGTGCTTCACTCTTAGATTCGAACGCTCGGAATGGAATGCCTAATGGAAGTCCTGTAAATGGAAGCAAAGGTACTTCATCGCTGAAAAGAAAGAGATCTCAAGTGGCAAATGTTAATGAACTCTCGAAAAGAAAGAACCGCAGCCGACCATTGACAAAGGTGTTGGAGAGTACTGCAATGGTGTCTATTCCAGCTATGCCTGACCAACTTCCAAGTTCATGTGATTCACCTCTTCAAGGGTTATCTAATTGCAGGGTTTCCGGATTAGAATCCAATGAGTCAAAAGGGAGTTTATCTGCGGACCACACTGGAATTTTGTGTGAGAATGGAAATGCTCCTGAACTAGCTTCTGGTGCTTCCGTTATCAATGACAAATTGAAAGACAGTGAGATTCCCAGCGTATCTGGGATAGCGGAGAATGATTCTTCTGATGATAAGCTATTTGATGTGCCATTTGTTGGAGAGGAAAAAGACCCTTCAG GTTCTCCTATACTTACAGCTTGTTCATCTGGTAATCCTCAAATTGGTGCAATGGGAAGGCAATCTAGTCAAAGTCGTCAAGCTGAATCTGTAtctttgaaaaatgaaagaattaaTGAATCTGGTTGTCCAAGTTCAGCTGCCTTGCATGATATCGGCATAAGTATAGATGAAGGTAGTTCAAAGTGGCAGTTAAAAGGAAAGAGGAATTCAAGACAAACAAGTAATAGAACACATGACTCCAGAAGATATATGGACATGGATGATGGATCCAATACTTATTCGGCAGGCATCAAGCATTCCAATGGATTGTCTCAAGGTTCTTATCAGAAAGTCAATTGCAATGGCATTAGTGGTTCCAGTGCATATAATGGCACATTACAACCAAAGTCCAAACATGTTACTGAATTGCCTGATGGTCCAACTCAGAGATCACTTCCCTATCGGCAGTCTCGCTTCACAGTGCCTGCAAGATATCAGACGGCAGATTCTACCGCCCGCAATTCATGCTCCGATGGTTCATTGTATGATGTCAACCTTGAAGTAAAATCCAATTACCGGCCACAACATGTTCCGCTGGTTTCCTTGATGAGTAAATTGAACGGCAAAGCCATTGTTGGTCACCCACTAACAGTTGAGGTTTTGGGTGATGGCAGTTCTGACTGGGAAGTTGGTAAAACAGGCTATGCAGTAAAGccaaaaaaagaaattggaagAATCCCAGCCAAGGGATTGGCAGTGCAACAGCGAAATTCACCAAGTAGGTCTCccaaagcaaagaaatctgGGCTACAGCCAAAAAAGATCAGGAAACTATCTTCACTGACTGGTCACAAGCAATCTGAAGAGAGAAAACCACTGGTTCCAAAGCCGAAGGGTCCTGTAATAGCCTGTATCCCCCTTAAAGTAGTGTTCAGTAGGATAAATGAAGCAGTGAATGGGTTGGCGCGACCATCACATCGTGTTCTAAGATCAAGCAACGCTTGA
- the LOC137749520 gene encoding uncharacterized protein, translating to MTDYIQEQEMEIEALEAILADDFKEIHSGESGLNTSKRCFQIKVSPVDDEADEFTTNPVQLALIFSHTERYPDEPPLLNLNSLRCIQGEHLRILKEKLLQEASENLGMAMIYTLVTSAKEWLSEQYCQDTSLEDAEAEEAAKDDVIIPHGEPVTVETFLAWREMFEAELALERAKLMPDAALSAPKEKRLTGRQWFETGRHAVKGAAPASEGSDEEDEDEIDFDSDDFEDDEDDMLEHYLAEKSDSSTHSSKRVNN from the exons ATGACGG ACTATATACAAGAGCAGGAGATGGAAATCGAAGCGTTGGAAGCAATACTTGCGGATGATTTCAAAG AAATACATTCGGGTGAGAGCGGGTTAAATACTTCCAAGAGGTGTTTTCAAATAAAAGTATCTCCAGTG GATGATGAAGCAGATGAATTTACAACCAATCCAG TTCAGCTAGCTTTGATTTTCTCACACACAGAAAGATACCCAGATGAGCCTCCACTTTTGAATTTGAATAG TTTACGTTGTATACAAGGAGAACATCTAAGAATTTTGAAAGAAAAGCTTCTGCAAGAG GCATCTGAAAACCTTGGTATGGCTATGATCTACACACTAGTTACATCAGCCAAGGAATGGCTTTCTGAACAATATTGTCAAGACACTAGTCTTGAGGATGCTGAAGCAGAAGAAGCAGCAAAGGATGAT GTAATCATACCACATGGAGAACCAGTTACAGTTGAAACATTTCTGGCATGGAGAGAGATGTTTGAAGCAGAGTTGGCCCTGGAACGAGCCAA GTTAATGCCTGACGCTGCACTTTCAGCACCCAAGGAAAAGAGGCTCACAGGTAGACAGTGGTTTGAAACCGGAAGACATGCTGTG AAAGGTGCAGCTCCAGCCTCTGAAGGGTCCGAtgaagaggatgaggatgagaTTGACTTCGATTCTGATGATTTTGAAG ATGACGAAGACGATATGCTGGAACACTATTTGGCTGAGAAGTCCGACTCATCAACCCACTCTTCGAAGAGGGTCAATAACTAG
- the LOC137707625 gene encoding uncharacterized protein At1g51745-like isoform X1, with the protein MGSSGETSEKSIDASVGSLVWVRRRNGSWWPGRIMGLDELPDSCVVSPKSGTPVKLLGRDDASVDWYNLERSKRVKAFRCGEYDECIEKAKAHAASGNKKKVKYARREDAIIHALEIENARLGNDDLNFSARMSNSGGDHGCSARELPAMSHSSEENGDMVDDVSDSEDNPDSGPELSQSGISFEEPNHISSSKLQTLQGRRRRTPNDSEDDGTEGVKRMRGLEDLGMGVLSKRSVQTGGLLEQVQQDGASLLDSNARNGMPNGSPVNGSKGTSSLKRKRSQVANVNELSKRKNRSRPLTKVLESTAMVSIPAMPDQLPSSCDSPLQGLSNCRVSGLESNESKGSLSADHTGILCENGNAPELASGASVINDKLKDSEIPSVSGIAENDSSDDKLFDVPFVGEEKDPSGSPILTACSSGNPQIGAMGRQSSQSRQAESVSLKNERINESGCPSSAALHDIGISIDEGSSKWQLKGKRNSRQTSNRTHDSRRYMDMDDGSNTYSAGIKHSNGLSQGSYQKVNCNGISGSSAYNGTLQPKSKHVTELPDGPTQRSLPYRQSRFTVPARYQTADSTARNSCSDGSLYDVNLEVKSNYRPQHVPLVSLMSKLNGKAIVGHPLTVEVLGDGSSDWEVGKTGYAVKPKKEIGRIPAKGLAVQQRNSPSRSPKAKKSGLQPKKIRKLSSLTGHKQSEERKPLVPKPKGPVIACIPLKVVFSRINEAVNGLARPSHRVLRSSNA; encoded by the exons ATGGGGAGTTCTGGTGAGACCAGTGAGAAGAGCATTGACGCGTCGGTGGGTAGTTTGGTTTGGGTCCGCCGCAGAAACGGGTCCTGGTGGCCGGGTCGGATAATGGGTCTGGACGAGTTGCCAGACAGTTGTGTGGTTTCGCCGAAATCGGGCACTCCGGTGAAGCTTCTCGGTCGTGATGACGCAAGCGT GGACTGGTATAACCTTGAAAGATCCAAAAGGGTGAAAGCTTTTCGTTGCGGGGAGTATGATGAATGCATTGAAAAAGCAAAGGCCCATGCAGCCAGCGggaataagaaaaaagttaaataTGCACGGAGGGAAGATGCTATTATCCATGCTCTTGAGATTGAGAACGCTCGCCTAGGCAATGATGATTTGAACTTCAGCGCTCGAATGAGTAATTCAGGTGGTGACCATGGTTGCTCAGCCAGAGAATTGCCTGCCATGTCTCATTCCAGCGAGGAGAATGGAGATATGGTTGACGATGTGAGTGATTCTGAAGACAATCCAGACTCAGGGCCAGAATTATCTCAATCTGGTATATCTTTTGAAGAGCCAAATCATATCAGTTCTTCTAAGTTGCAAACTCTGcagggaaggagaagaagaacacCAAATGATTCAGAGGATGATGGAACAGAAGGAGTTAAGCGCATGAGAGGACTTGAGGACCTCGGAATGGGTGTATTGTCAAAAAGGTCAGTCCAGACTGGAGGGCTTCTTGAACAAGTTCAACAGGATGGTGCTTCACTCTTAGATTCGAACGCTCGGAATGGAATGCCTAATGGAAGTCCTGTAAATGGAAGCAAAGGTACTTCATCGCTGAAAAGAAAGAGATCTCAAGTGGCAAATGTTAATGAACTCTCGAAAAGAAAGAACCGCAGCCGACCATTGACAAAGGTGTTGGAGAGTACTGCAATGGTGTCTATTCCAGCTATGCCTGACCAACTTCCAAGTTCATGTGATTCACCTCTTCAAGGGTTATCTAATTGCAGGGTTTCCGGATTAGAATCCAATGAGTCAAAAGGGAGTTTATCTGCGGACCACACTGGAATTTTGTGTGAGAATGGAAATGCTCCTGAACTAGCTTCTGGTGCTTCCGTTATCAATGACAAATTGAAAGACAGTGAGATTCCCAGCGTATCTGGGATAGCGGAGAATGATTCTTCTGATGATAAGCTATTTGATGTGCCATTTGTTGGAGAGGAAAAAGACCCTTCAG GTTCTCCTATACTTACAGCTTGTTCATCTGGTAATCCTCAAATTGGTGCAATGGGAAGGCAATCTAGTCAAAGTCGTCAAGCTGAATCTGTAtctttgaaaaatgaaagaattaaTGAATCTGGTTGTCCAAGTTCAGCTGCCTTGCATGATATCGGCATAAGTATAGATGAAGGTAGTTCAAAGTGGCAGTTAAAAGGAAAGAGGAATTCAAGACAAACAAGTAATAGAACACATGACTCCAGAAGATATATGGACATGGATGATGGATCCAATACTTATTCGGCAGGCATCAAGCATTCCAATGGATTGTCTCAAGGTTCTTATCAGAAAGTCAATTGCAATGGCATTAGTGGTTCCAGTGCATATAATGGCACATTACAACCAAAGTCCAAACATGTTACTGAATTGCCTGATGGTCCAACTCAGAGATCACTTCCCTATCGGCAGTCTCGCTTCACAGTGCCTGCAAGATATCAGACGGCAGATTCTACCGCCCGCAATTCATGCTCCGATGGTTCATTGTATGATGTCAACCTTGAAGTAAAATCCAATTACCGGCCACAACATGTTCCGCTGGTTTCCTTGATGAGTAAATTGAACGGCAAAGCCATTGTTGGTCACCCACTAACAGTTGAGGTTTTGGGTGATGGCAGTTCTGACTGGGAAGTTGGTAAAACAGGCTATGCAGTAAAGccaaaaaaagaaattggaagAATCCCAGCCAAGGGATTGGCAGTGCAACAGCGAAATTCACCAAGTAGGTCTCccaaagcaaagaaatctgGGCTACAGCCAAAAAAGATCAGGAAACTATCTTCACTGACTGGTCACAAGCAATCTGAAGAGAGAAAACCACTGGTTCCAAAGCCGAAGGGTCCTGTAATAGCCTGTATCCCCCTTAAAGTAGTGTTCAGTAGGATAAATGAAGCAGTGAATGGGTTGGCGCGACCATCACATCGTGTTCTAAGATCAAGCAACGCTTGA